In candidate division KSB1 bacterium, the genomic window TCGCCGGATTGATGGCTACGCTTACGGATGATTGCGTTTATGAACTGCCGCAAACAGGCGACGCCTGGCACGGCAAAGAAGGGGCTACTCGCTTTTACACCGAGCTGCTTGGGGCGTTTCCGGACGTCAAATTTGATTTGCAAAATATTGTGATCGGCCCGCAGGGTGTTTTTGAGGAAGCGCATGTTACTGCAACTCATCAAGGGAAATGGTTGAATTATGAACCCACGGGCAAGCACATTGAGTTTGAGGTTGTCATCCTGTTTCCATGGGATTCCGAAAAGCAGAAATTCAGTGGCGAACGGGTCTATTTCTTTGGCCTCGATGAAGTTTTAAAGGGTTAATTCCGAGGGAGAAAAATCTTGACACGAAAATCAAGTGGCCACGGTTTTGGCACCGCGCC contains:
- a CDS encoding nuclear transport factor 2 family protein, with amino-acid sequence MSHEAVIEQLNRDISPELYEQIRKEWKAHSIAEDNRDIAGLMATLTDDCVYELPQTGDAWHGKEGATRFYTELLGAFPDVKFDLQNIVIGPQGVFEEAHVTATHQGKWLNYEPTGKHIEFEVVILFPWDSEKQKFSGERVYFFGLDEVLKG